In Flavobacterium sp. N3904, one DNA window encodes the following:
- a CDS encoding IS3 family transposase, producing the protein MSTQAYYKRINKQNIEDLEAQKIKKLITPIRQKMARYGAKKLYLDLKDDFKKNDIKIGRDKFFHFLRYHNLLIPKTKLYHITTDSKHGFYKSKDLLVNLEIKHAEQVFVSDITYIKLTSQHAYLALVTDVYSKKIMGYKIDTNMRVQLVKDALVMAVKNRRYININLIHHSDRGMQYCCPDFAEFAKSKNIILSTTQNSSPYENAVAERINGILKHEFGLNKTIPNLKTAQKMVKQAIEIYNNERRHCSLGMKTPEFAHVNQIHKYKSYKKNKIAILVA; encoded by the coding sequence ATAAGCACTCAGGCTTATTACAAACGAATTAATAAACAGAATATTGAGGATTTAGAGGCTCAAAAAATCAAAAAACTCATCACTCCTATTCGCCAAAAAATGGCTCGATATGGAGCCAAAAAACTCTATCTTGACTTGAAAGATGACTTTAAAAAAAATGATATAAAAATAGGTAGAGACAAGTTCTTTCATTTTTTAAGATATCACAATTTATTAATACCAAAAACAAAGCTTTATCACATTACAACCGACTCTAAACATGGATTTTACAAATCAAAAGACTTACTTGTCAACCTTGAAATAAAACATGCTGAACAGGTATTTGTCAGTGATATAACTTACATTAAACTCACATCTCAGCATGCCTATTTAGCCTTAGTCACAGACGTTTATTCAAAGAAAATCATGGGTTATAAAATTGATACAAATATGCGCGTACAATTGGTCAAAGATGCTTTAGTAATGGCTGTTAAAAATAGACGTTACATCAATATAAATCTAATCCATCATTCCGATAGAGGGATGCAATATTGTTGTCCAGATTTTGCTGAATTTGCTAAATCTAAGAACATTATTTTAAGTACAACACAAAATTCCAGCCCATATGAAAATGCTGTTGCAGAAAGAATTAATGGAATATTAAAACACGAATTTGGATTAAATAAAACAATTCCAAACTTAAAAACAGCTCAAAAAATGGTAAAACAAGCAATAGAAATTTACAACAACGAACGTAGACATTGCTCTCTGGGAATGAAAACACCTGAATTTGCACACGTGAATCAAATCCACAAATACAAATCCTATAAGAAGAATAAAATCGCTATTTTAGTTGCGTAG